Proteins from a single region of Nomia melanderi isolate GNS246 chromosome 11, iyNomMela1, whole genome shotgun sequence:
- the mtm gene encoding phosphatidylinositol-3-phosphate phosphatase isoform X2, translating into MEKRGSAELLSVEQNNSKNASSDSLNSDSKSSSLNSKMGQESESWEKASHSKSFSSSSTSTDNNIVSALEARKENQVKNLSSGESGPSLLNGERMQGIAHDVTYLCPYSGPARGILSVTNYKLHFRSVDRETPYVIEVPLGVVSRIEKVGGASSRRENSYGIEAFCKDLRNLRFAHKQENHSRRDVFEKLQQYSFPLSHKLPLFAFEYSETFPENGWNVYEPIAELKRMGVNNDMWKISKINDTYSVCDSYPAVWAVPAAATDEDLQASAAFRSKGRLPVLSWIHPESQATITRCAQPLVGVGGKRSREDERYVQLIMDANAQSHKLFIMDARPMPNAVANKVKGGGYENEDAYQNAELVFLDIPNIHVMRESLRKVKELCFPKIDEPRWLSGIDSTVWLKHIKYVLAGALKIVDKVENHKTSVLVHCSDGWDRTAQLTALAMLMLDPYYRTIKGFEVLIEKEWLSFGHKFQQRIGHGDEHHSDADRSPVFLQFINCVWQISCQFPNAFEFNEHFLITILDHLYSCRFGTFLYNSERERVQAQVKQKTVSLWSYTNSQLSLYQNPLYWAAPNCQLVLMPVASMRYIKPWKSLYCRWNPSMRRQDPVYQRIRELIVLNEQLEKQLEECRREQASRANRSLTSPAPPRIHSPVHS; encoded by the exons ATGGAGAAAAGAGGTAGCGCAGAACTTCTGAGCGTGGAACAAAACAATTCTAAAAATGCTAGCTCAGATTCTCTtaactcggacagcaagagcaGCTCACTCAATTCCAAAATGGGACAAGAATCG GAAAGCTgggaaaaagcatctcattccaaaagtttttcctcAAGCTCTACTTCAACAGATAACAATATTGTTTCTGCTTTAGAGGCTAGAAAAGAGAATCAAGTAAAA AACCTGTCCAGTGGAGAATCAGGTCCATCACTTTTGAATGGAGAAAGGATGCAGGGTATTGCCCATGATGTAACTTATCTGTGCCCCTATTCAGGACCAGCTAGGGGAATTCTTAGTGTTACAAATTACAAGCTTCATTTTCGAAGTGTTGACCGCGAAACACCATATGTTATTGAAGTGCCTCTGGGTGTTGTGAGCAGAATTGAGAAAGTTGGTGGAGCGTCTAGTAGAAGGGAAAATTCCTATGGAATTGAAGCATTCTGCAAAGACTTGCGGAATCTTAGATTTGCCCACAAACAAGAAAATCACTCTAGGCGGGATGTTTTTGAGAAGCTGCAACAGTATTCATTTCCATTATCTCATAAATTACCATTATTTGCCTTTGAATACTCTGAAACGTTTCCTGAGAACGGTTGGAATGTGTACGAGCCCATTGCGGAGTTAAAGAGAATG GGGGTAAATAATGATATGTGGAAAATATCAAAGATCAACGATACATATTCTGTATGCGATAGTTACCCAGCAGTATGGGCAGTGCCCGCGGCGGCTACCGACGAAGATTTACAAGCATCCGCAGCTTTTAGGAGCAAGGGAAGACTTCCGGTACTTTCGTGGATTCATCCGGAGAGTCAAGCAACGATTACTCGTTGTGCCCAACCGTTAGTAGGTGTTGGTGGTAAACGGAGCCGCGAAGATGAAAGATACGTTCAATTGATCATGGATGCTAACGCGCAAAGTCACAAACTATTTATTATGGACGCCCGGCCAATGCCAAACGCAGTGGCAAATAAAGTGAAGGGTGGTGGTTACGAGAACGAAGACGCTTACCAGAACGCTGAGCTAGTGTTCTTAGACATTCCTAATATACACGTGATGAGGGAAAGTCTTCGGAAAGTGAAAG aatTATGCTTTCCAAAGATCGACGAACCAAGGTGGTTATCGGGAATAGATTCCACCGTCTGGTTGAAACATATAAAGTACGTGCTCGCAGGAGCGTTAAAAATTGTGGATAAAGTGGAGAATCATAAGACATCGGTATTGGTGCACTGTTCAGACGGTTGGGACAGAACAGCACAG CTCACAGCTCTTGCCATGTTAATGTTAGATCCGTATTACAGAACGATCAAAGGTTTTGAGGTTCTCATTGAAAAGGAATGGCTCAGTTTCGGCCACAAATTCCAGCAG AGAATTGGACACGGCGACGAACATCACAGTGACGCGGATAGGTCTCCGGTATTTTTGCAGTTCATAAACTGCGTGTGGCAGATCAGTTGTCAATTCCCCAACGCATTTGAGTTCAACGAACACTTTCTTATTACTATTCTAGATCACCTGTACTCGTGCAGATTTGgcacatttttatataacag TGAACGCGAAAGGGTACAGGCACAAGTCAAACAGAAAACTGTATCTCTGTGGTCGTACACCAACAGTCAATTATCCCTTTATCAGAATCCCCTGTACTGGGCAGCACCAAACTGTCAGCTCGTATTGATGCCGGTCGCTAGCATGAGGTATATAAAGCCATGGAAAAGTCTCTACTGCAGATGGAATCCCAGTATGCGCCGGCAg GATCCCGTTTATCAACGAATAAGAGAACTTATAGTCTTGAACGAGCAACTCGAGAAACAACTCGAAGAGTGTCGACGCGAACAAGCTTCCCGAGCTAATCGGTCCTTAACGTCGCCGGCACCGCCCAGGATACATTCCCCGGTACACTCATAG
- the mtm gene encoding phosphatidylinositol-3-phosphate phosphatase isoform X1, giving the protein MEKRGSAELLSVEQNNSKNASSDSLNSDSKSSSLNSKMGQESESWEKASHSKSFSSSSTSTDNNIVSALEARKENQVKNLSSGESGPSLLNGERMQGIAHDVTYLCPYSGPARGILSVTNYKLHFRSVDRETPYVIEVPLGVVSRIEKVGGASSRRENSYGIEAFCKDLRNLRFAHKQENHSRRDVFEKLQQYSFPLSHKLPLFAFEYSETFPENGWNVYEPIAELKRMGVNNDMWKISKINDTYSVCDSYPAVWAVPAAATDEDLQASAAFRSKGRLPVLSWIHPESQATITRCAQPLVGVGGKRSREDERYVQLIMDANAQSHKLFIMDARPMPNAVANKVKGGGYENEDAYQNAELVFLDIPNIHVMRESLRKVKELCFPKIDEPRWLSGIDSTVWLKHIKYVLAGALKIVDKVENHKTSVLVHCSDGWDRTAQLTALAMLMLDPYYRTIKGFEVLIEKEWLSFGHKFQQRIGHGDEHHSDADRSPVFLQFINCVWQISCQFPNAFEFNEHFLITILDHLYSCRFGTFLYNR; this is encoded by the exons ATGGAGAAAAGAGGTAGCGCAGAACTTCTGAGCGTGGAACAAAACAATTCTAAAAATGCTAGCTCAGATTCTCTtaactcggacagcaagagcaGCTCACTCAATTCCAAAATGGGACAAGAATCG GAAAGCTgggaaaaagcatctcattccaaaagtttttcctcAAGCTCTACTTCAACAGATAACAATATTGTTTCTGCTTTAGAGGCTAGAAAAGAGAATCAAGTAAAA AACCTGTCCAGTGGAGAATCAGGTCCATCACTTTTGAATGGAGAAAGGATGCAGGGTATTGCCCATGATGTAACTTATCTGTGCCCCTATTCAGGACCAGCTAGGGGAATTCTTAGTGTTACAAATTACAAGCTTCATTTTCGAAGTGTTGACCGCGAAACACCATATGTTATTGAAGTGCCTCTGGGTGTTGTGAGCAGAATTGAGAAAGTTGGTGGAGCGTCTAGTAGAAGGGAAAATTCCTATGGAATTGAAGCATTCTGCAAAGACTTGCGGAATCTTAGATTTGCCCACAAACAAGAAAATCACTCTAGGCGGGATGTTTTTGAGAAGCTGCAACAGTATTCATTTCCATTATCTCATAAATTACCATTATTTGCCTTTGAATACTCTGAAACGTTTCCTGAGAACGGTTGGAATGTGTACGAGCCCATTGCGGAGTTAAAGAGAATG GGGGTAAATAATGATATGTGGAAAATATCAAAGATCAACGATACATATTCTGTATGCGATAGTTACCCAGCAGTATGGGCAGTGCCCGCGGCGGCTACCGACGAAGATTTACAAGCATCCGCAGCTTTTAGGAGCAAGGGAAGACTTCCGGTACTTTCGTGGATTCATCCGGAGAGTCAAGCAACGATTACTCGTTGTGCCCAACCGTTAGTAGGTGTTGGTGGTAAACGGAGCCGCGAAGATGAAAGATACGTTCAATTGATCATGGATGCTAACGCGCAAAGTCACAAACTATTTATTATGGACGCCCGGCCAATGCCAAACGCAGTGGCAAATAAAGTGAAGGGTGGTGGTTACGAGAACGAAGACGCTTACCAGAACGCTGAGCTAGTGTTCTTAGACATTCCTAATATACACGTGATGAGGGAAAGTCTTCGGAAAGTGAAAG aatTATGCTTTCCAAAGATCGACGAACCAAGGTGGTTATCGGGAATAGATTCCACCGTCTGGTTGAAACATATAAAGTACGTGCTCGCAGGAGCGTTAAAAATTGTGGATAAAGTGGAGAATCATAAGACATCGGTATTGGTGCACTGTTCAGACGGTTGGGACAGAACAGCACAG CTCACAGCTCTTGCCATGTTAATGTTAGATCCGTATTACAGAACGATCAAAGGTTTTGAGGTTCTCATTGAAAAGGAATGGCTCAGTTTCGGCCACAAATTCCAGCAG AGAATTGGACACGGCGACGAACATCACAGTGACGCGGATAGGTCTCCGGTATTTTTGCAGTTCATAAACTGCGTGTGGCAGATCAGTTGTCAATTCCCCAACGCATTTGAGTTCAACGAACACTTTCTTATTACTATTCTAGATCACCTGTACTCGTGCAGATTTGgcacatttttatataacaggTAG
- the LOC116430578 gene encoding nose resistant to fluoxetine protein 6, protein MMKMELQWKILLLLASCLALASGEAPHHETMLETLPLYTVISNNDLLNETQCKTEMQTLLEAVDTKKLWGIRMLDVSGQPGPGFTVGNNFWSGSRVGCTYINEKREMPLSMRALRNASQYRDPKYEYPPYQVQYYVARFIHNSTQQYHMSVKGEDRVILGLCLPSSCTENEISVIMEKIFHDRTLLSNYLYSADYKLYAVSNLTDDYKWLLDGPKIIILLILFITVNLTLIGTVYDVMIFQRRFKKKRDFLAFENNNTAEMKNDVEAKHEPDPETTPLESYKPKTATQKVLLCFSAYTNAKSIFNFDSGAETVSAIHGMKFLSMAWIIVGHSAYYSNNYIANVALGIAFTNASLVQIISNATYSVDTFFCVSGFLLGYLYFKLTRKEKKPVFNMRLCVKTIILPIINRYIRLTPAYLIVILLAILNFTWYDKVAMHTDHENPSYYCSKYWWRNLLYINNLFEWEELCLSWSWYVSNDMQFFLFGTILLLLFTWWAYVAIGVACISLLLTFIITGYTVYTNEYVPAIDDAHRTLSFLYMRPWIRSGPYLIGLGTAVLLEKWNYNLNLSTKAKMVGWAFGILCNGSILFGVVDKNLTPEFSILYTSLTRTCWGLGISWVILACSTNNGGIVNKILSFPIWIPLSRLTLGAYLLNPFLIHSLNLFNNYPHFFEILNTGCLALGMLVVTYICSIGLSLVAEAPAIRLLRLVFNRRKEMK, encoded by the exons ATGATGAAAATGGAACTGCAATGGAAGATACTGTTGTTGCTGGCTTCCTGCTTAGCACTGGCAAGCGGAGAGGCGCCGCATCACGAAACGATGCTGGAGACCCTGCCCCTGTACACCGTGATCAGCAACAACGACCTGCTGAACGAGACTCAGTGCAAAACGGAAATGCAGACTTTGCTCGAAGCTGTGGATACCAAGAAACTGTGGGGCATAAGAA TGTTGGACGTTAGCGGCCAACCCGGCCCCGGGTTCACCGTCGGAAACAACTTTTGGTCGGGTAGCCGTGTAGGTTGTACCTACATCAACGAGAAAAGGGAAATGCCGCTGTCGATGAGAGCGCTCCGGAACGCGTCGCAGTACCGCGACCCGAAATACGAGTACCCGCCGTACCAGGTGCAATACTACGTCGCACGGTTCATTCATAACAGCACGCAGCAGTATCACATGAGTGTGAAGGGTGAG GACCGAGTAATATTGGGACTTTGCCTGCCATCGTCTTGTACGGAGAACGAGATCAGCGTAATCATGGAGAAAATCTTCCACGATAGAACTCTGTTAAGCAACTATCTCTATTCGGCGGACTATAAGTTGTACGCCGTCTCCAATCTGACGGACGACTATAAGTGGCTGCTGGACGGGCCGAAGATTATAATCTT GCTGATATTGTTCATAACGGTCAACCTGACGCTGATCGGCACGGTGTACGACGTGATGATCTTCCAAAGGCGGTTTAAGAAGAAGAGAGACTTCCTCGCATTCGAGAACAACAACACTGCCG AAATGAAGAACGATGTGGAAGCAAAGCACGAGCCTGATCCAGAAACAACTCCGTTGGAGTCTTACAAGCCGAAAACTGCCACACAAAAAGTGCTATTATGCTTTTCCGCGTATACGAACGCCAAATCGATTTTCAATTTCGATAGTGGAGCGGAGACAGTGAGCGCGATTCATGGTATGAAGTTCCTCAGCATGGCGTGGATCATCGTTGGGCACAGCGCGTACTACAGCAACAATTACATAG CCAACGTGGCGTTGGGCATCGCCTTTACGAACGCGAGTCTGGTCCAGATAATCAGCAACGCGACTTACTCCGTGGACACGTTCTTCTGCGTGAGCGGCTTCCTGTTAGGCTACTTGTACTTCAAACTGACGCGAAAGGAGAAGAAGCCGGTGTTCAATATGAGGCTGTGCGTCAAAACTATAATCTTGCCGATCATCAACCGATACATCAG ACTCACGCCTGCATACCTGATCGTGATACTGCTCGCGATACTGAACTTCACCTGGTACGACAAAGTCGCGATGCACACGGATCATGAGAATCCGAGCTACTACTGTTCGAAGTATTGGTGGAGAAATCTGCTCTACATCAACAACCTCTTCGAGTGGGAAGAATTG TGCCTCAGTTGGAGCTGGTACGTGTCCAACGACATGCAGTTCTTCCTGTTCGGCACCATTCTACTGTTGCTGTTCACCTG GTGGGCTTACGTCGCCATTGGCGTGGCTTGTATCTCGCTGTTGTTGACATTTATAATAACCGGTTACACAGTGTACACCAACGAGTACGTTCCCGC GATAGACGACGCGCACAGGACACTATCGTTCCTATACATGCGACCGTGGATAAGATCCGGGCCATACCTGATAGGATTAGGTACGGCGGTCCTCCTTGAAAAATGGAActacaatttaaatttatcgaCG AAAGCCAAGATGGTTGGATGGGCGTTCGGTATCCTGTGCAACGGCTCGATTTTGTTCGGTGTCGTGGATAAAAACTTAACACCGGAATTTAGTATTCTTTACACCTCCTTAACCAGAACGTGTTGGGGTTTAGGCATATCGTGGGTAATACTCGCGTGTTCCACGAACAACGGAG GTATCGTGAACAAAATCTTATCGTTCCCAATTTGGATACCCTTGAGCAGGCTAACTTTGGGCGCTTATCTCTTAAACCCGTTCCTCATTCATTCGCTCAACTTGTTCAACAATTATCCGCACTTCTTTGAAATCTTAAATACA GGTTGCCTGGCACTGGGAATGTTGGTGGTTACTTACATTTGCAGTATTGGACTCTCGTTGGTCGCGGAAGCGCCGGCGATACGACTTCTACGGCTAGTGTTCAACCGGCGCAAAGAAATGAAATGA